One Curtobacterium sp. MCLR17_007 DNA window includes the following coding sequences:
- a CDS encoding ABC transporter family substrate-binding protein translates to MRMKATAVLALAAASAVVLAGCSGGGGTAGNDSSAVASSSLKSTGWTTADRDSIKDGGSITLPIDSAPANWQLANLDSGTVDDNTISGTYLPGFIQFKENGEWEPNKDYVDSIKLTKESPQTVEIKINPKAVWSDGTPITEKDVEANWKALNGKDAAFAPLATNVWEDVDSVTQGSSAQDVIVTFSKVNADWPSVFTAIYPYWAVDTPDHFNKAWAKGPYAADGTTYVSGGPYILKSFDTNGGVVTFEKNSKWWGDAPKLDTIIFKTVSRDGVSQAYANKELDAFNLNGSADNYKTANSRSDSKIERSLGTTQRQITLNGTADVFKDAEVRQAFAQSINRKVLAQAILSPVKSPGGVLNSLVYLPGQKGYTDHVSSVYGYDAAKAKSKVEDAGWKIGSDGYATKGGKTLEVRFVIPSDNPNSANVAQLVQQQTKAAGFKVTIDTVPTDDFFTKYITTDGRDFDATYFAWQGTPFPVSSLKSIYYPADAGQNYTGVTDSSLGAAWDKANAELDASKRIDDANAIDKKIVKVAGTIPLFAEPYAWGVRKDLVNYGPAQFQQSSVKWQDVGYKQ, encoded by the coding sequence ATGAGGATGAAGGCAACGGCCGTACTGGCCCTCGCGGCGGCGTCCGCCGTCGTGCTCGCCGGTTGCTCCGGCGGCGGTGGAACGGCAGGCAACGACAGCTCGGCGGTCGCCTCGTCGTCGCTGAAGTCGACCGGCTGGACCACGGCCGACCGCGACTCGATCAAGGACGGGGGCTCGATCACCCTCCCCATCGACTCCGCTCCCGCCAACTGGCAGCTGGCCAACCTGGACTCCGGGACGGTCGACGACAACACGATCTCCGGCACCTACCTGCCGGGCTTCATCCAGTTCAAGGAGAACGGGGAGTGGGAGCCGAACAAGGACTACGTCGACTCGATCAAGCTGACGAAGGAGTCGCCCCAGACCGTCGAGATCAAGATCAACCCCAAGGCGGTCTGGTCCGACGGCACCCCCATCACCGAGAAGGACGTCGAGGCGAACTGGAAGGCGCTCAACGGCAAGGACGCCGCGTTCGCCCCGCTCGCTACGAACGTCTGGGAGGACGTCGACTCGGTCACGCAGGGCTCCAGCGCCCAGGACGTCATCGTCACCTTCTCGAAGGTGAACGCGGACTGGCCGTCGGTCTTCACGGCGATCTACCCCTACTGGGCAGTGGACACCCCCGACCACTTCAACAAGGCGTGGGCCAAGGGTCCGTACGCGGCTGACGGCACGACGTACGTGTCGGGCGGCCCGTACATCCTGAAGTCCTTCGACACCAACGGCGGTGTCGTGACCTTCGAGAAGAACTCCAAGTGGTGGGGTGACGCACCGAAGCTCGACACGATCATCTTCAAGACGGTGTCCCGCGACGGCGTCTCGCAGGCGTACGCCAACAAGGAGCTCGACGCCTTCAACCTGAACGGCAGCGCGGACAACTACAAGACCGCCAACTCGCGCTCGGACTCCAAGATCGAGCGTTCGCTCGGCACCACGCAGCGGCAGATCACCCTGAACGGCACCGCCGACGTCTTCAAGGACGCCGAGGTCCGTCAGGCCTTCGCCCAGTCGATCAACCGCAAGGTCCTGGCCCAGGCGATCCTGTCGCCGGTCAAGAGCCCCGGTGGGGTGCTCAACAGCCTGGTGTACCTGCCCGGTCAGAAGGGCTACACCGACCACGTCTCGAGCGTGTACGGCTACGACGCCGCGAAGGCGAAGTCCAAGGTCGAGGACGCGGGCTGGAAGATCGGTTCGGACGGCTACGCGACCAAGGGCGGCAAGACGCTCGAGGTCCGGTTCGTGATCCCGTCGGACAACCCGAACTCGGCGAACGTGGCGCAGCTGGTCCAGCAGCAGACCAAGGCCGCCGGCTTCAAGGTGACGATCGACACCGTCCCGACCGATGACTTCTTCACGAAGTACATCACCACGGACGGCCGCGACTTCGACGCGACGTACTTCGCCTGGCAGGGCACGCCGTTCCCGGTGTCCTCGCTCAAGTCGATCTACTACCCGGCCGACGCCGGCCAGAACTACACCGGCGTGACGGACTCGTCGCTCGGTGCGGCCTGGGACAAGGCGAACGCCGAACTCGACGCGTCCAAGCGCATCGACGACGCCAACGCGATCGACAAGAAGATCGTCAAGGTCGCCGGCACCATCCCGCTGTTCGCCGAGCCCTACGCCTGGGGTGTGCGCAAGGACCTGGTGAACTACGGTCCGGCACAGTTCCAGCAGTCCTCGGTCAAGTGGCAGGACGTGGGCTACAAGCAGTAG
- a CDS encoding PH domain-containing protein, which produces MSDSPAPDVVRIVAPGMRTLAVALWVVAAVLFVLGFVVRGTSPAWLVPVPSLCVAFVAWAVLWRPRLELTPDALVVVDVRRTSTYAWPRVTGIRTKYGIEVKSTEPDRRTWIAPRPTARLRIDRPGGSVPATVETAAAEVLARVPVVAVQDGPPPATVAALPIVHRVHGWSILAMVVLGVAASLAAARL; this is translated from the coding sequence ATGAGCGACTCCCCCGCCCCCGACGTCGTGCGGATCGTCGCCCCCGGCATGCGGACGCTCGCCGTCGCGCTGTGGGTCGTCGCCGCGGTGCTGTTCGTCCTGGGCTTCGTCGTCCGGGGCACGAGCCCGGCGTGGCTCGTGCCCGTCCCGAGCCTGTGCGTCGCGTTCGTCGCGTGGGCGGTGCTGTGGCGTCCCCGCCTCGAGCTCACTCCCGACGCGCTCGTCGTCGTCGACGTCCGCCGGACCTCGACCTACGCCTGGCCCCGCGTCACCGGGATCCGGACCAAGTACGGCATCGAGGTCAAGTCCACCGAACCTGACCGACGCACCTGGATCGCGCCGCGCCCGACGGCGCGCCTGCGCATCGACCGACCAGGAGGCTCGGTGCCGGCAACCGTCGAGACCGCTGCCGCCGAGGTGCTCGCCCGGGTCCCCGTGGTGGCAGTGCAGGACGGCCCGCCCCCGGCAACCGTCGCCGCGCTGCCGATCGTGCACCGGGTCCACGGCTGGTCGATCCTGGCGATGGTCGTCCTCGGTGTCGCGGCGTCACTGGCGGCCGCGCGGCTCTGA
- a CDS encoding CPBP family intramembrane glutamic endopeptidase yields the protein MSRRRTWSEIAIVLLLSLGGSALYSILQIIDDLSQTTPLGQQSTALNTSTTTVQYVDLARQLVGIAVDLAPVALVCFLLWRSTRPHLSALGIDRFRLKPDLGLPVLIALGIGIPGLALYFTGRALGFTVDVDPAALGSYWWTVPVLLLSAVRSGLQEEVIVIGYLYRRLGELGWGRWQVILSTALLRGSYHLYQGFGAFVGNAVMGIVFGWIYTRWGRLMPLIVTHCLLDAAVFVGYPFVAHAFPQLFS from the coding sequence ATGAGCCGACGGCGAACGTGGTCCGAGATCGCGATCGTCCTGCTGCTCTCGCTGGGCGGCAGCGCGCTCTACTCGATCCTGCAGATCATCGACGACCTGTCGCAGACGACCCCCCTCGGCCAGCAGTCCACGGCGCTGAACACGTCGACCACGACCGTGCAGTACGTCGACCTGGCGCGGCAGCTCGTGGGCATCGCGGTCGACCTGGCCCCGGTCGCGCTCGTGTGCTTCCTGCTCTGGCGCAGCACCCGCCCGCACCTGTCCGCGCTCGGGATCGACCGGTTCCGCCTCAAGCCCGACCTGGGCCTGCCCGTGCTCATCGCGCTCGGCATCGGGATCCCCGGGCTGGCGCTGTACTTCACGGGCCGCGCGCTCGGCTTCACGGTCGACGTCGACCCGGCTGCCCTCGGCTCGTACTGGTGGACCGTCCCCGTCCTCCTGCTGTCCGCCGTCCGGTCGGGGCTGCAGGAGGAGGTCATCGTCATCGGGTACCTGTACCGGCGTCTGGGCGAGCTCGGCTGGGGACGCTGGCAGGTCATCCTGTCCACGGCGCTGCTGCGGGGCAGCTACCACCTGTACCAGGGGTTCGGCGCCTTCGTGGGGAACGCCGTGATGGGCATCGTGTTCGGCTGGATCTACACGCGGTGGGGGCGGCTCATGCCGCTCATCGTCACGCACTGTCTGCTCGACGCCGCGGTGTTCGTCGGGTACCCGTTCGTCGCGCACGCGTTCCCGCAGCTCTTCTCCTGA
- the typA gene encoding translational GTPase TypA, which produces MALATRSDLRNVAIVAHVDHGKTTLVDAMLTQTNSFDAHFEGEDRMMDSNDLEREKGITILAKNTSVLYNGKHATEFGADGPITINVIDTPGHADFGGEVERGLSMVDGVVLLVDASEGPLPQTRFVLRKALAAKLPVILLVNKTDRPDSRIDEVVSESQDLLLGLASDLSDEVDDLDLDAILDVPVVYASGRNGAASRNKPNDGELPDNDDLEPLFEAILQHVPAPKYDDEHPLQAHVTNLDASPFLGRLALLRIFHGTMKKGQTVAWVKHDGTVVNARITELLITKALDRYPAESAGPGDIVAVAGFDTITIGETLTDPEDVRPLPTITVDDPAISMTIGTNTSPLVGKVKGHKLTARMVKERLDRELVGNVSLKVLDIGRPDAWEVQGRGELALAILVEQMRREGFELTVGKPQVVTKRDENGKLQEPFEHMTIDTPEEYLGAITQLMAARKGRMENMTNHGTGWVRMEFIVPSRGLIGFRTSFLTETRGTGIANAIFHGYDDWAGAIQTRINGSIVSDRSGVVTPFAITNLQERMSFFVNPTEEVYEGMVIGENSRADDMDVNITKEKKLTNMRSANADTFESMTPSRQLSLEECLEFAREDECVEVTPAAVRIRKVELDASARQRSYARLKRQDA; this is translated from the coding sequence ATGGCGCTCGCCACCCGGTCCGACCTGCGCAACGTCGCCATCGTGGCACACGTCGACCACGGCAAGACCACCCTCGTCGACGCGATGCTCACGCAGACCAACTCGTTCGACGCCCACTTCGAGGGCGAAGACCGCATGATGGACTCGAACGACCTCGAGCGCGAGAAGGGCATCACGATCCTCGCGAAGAACACGTCGGTGCTCTACAACGGCAAGCACGCGACCGAGTTCGGCGCCGACGGCCCCATCACGATCAACGTCATCGACACCCCGGGTCACGCTGACTTCGGTGGGGAAGTCGAGCGCGGCCTGTCCATGGTCGACGGTGTCGTGCTGCTCGTCGACGCGTCCGAGGGCCCCCTGCCCCAGACCCGCTTCGTGCTCCGCAAGGCCCTCGCCGCCAAGCTCCCGGTGATCCTGCTCGTCAACAAGACGGACCGCCCCGACTCCCGCATCGACGAGGTCGTCTCCGAGTCCCAGGACCTGCTCCTCGGCCTCGCCTCCGACCTGTCGGACGAGGTCGACGACCTCGACCTCGACGCCATCCTCGACGTCCCCGTGGTCTACGCCTCTGGTCGCAACGGTGCCGCGAGCCGCAACAAGCCGAACGACGGCGAACTGCCCGACAACGACGACCTCGAGCCGCTGTTCGAGGCGATCCTGCAGCACGTCCCGGCCCCGAAGTACGACGACGAGCACCCGCTGCAGGCACACGTCACGAACCTCGACGCCTCGCCGTTCCTCGGTCGCCTCGCGCTGCTGCGCATCTTCCACGGCACCATGAAGAAGGGCCAGACGGTCGCGTGGGTCAAGCACGACGGCACCGTCGTCAACGCCCGCATCACCGAGCTCCTCATCACGAAGGCGCTCGACCGCTACCCGGCCGAGTCCGCGGGCCCCGGTGACATCGTCGCCGTCGCCGGCTTCGACACGATCACCATCGGTGAGACCCTGACCGACCCCGAGGACGTCCGGCCGCTGCCGACCATCACGGTCGACGACCCGGCGATCTCGATGACGATCGGCACGAACACCAGCCCGCTCGTCGGCAAGGTCAAGGGCCACAAGCTCACCGCCCGCATGGTCAAGGAGCGCCTCGACCGCGAGCTCGTCGGCAACGTCTCGCTCAAGGTTCTCGACATCGGCCGCCCCGACGCGTGGGAGGTCCAGGGCCGTGGTGAGCTCGCGCTCGCCATCCTGGTCGAGCAGATGCGTCGCGAGGGCTTCGAGCTCACCGTCGGCAAGCCGCAGGTCGTCACCAAGCGTGACGAGAACGGCAAGCTCCAGGAGCCGTTCGAGCACATGACGATCGACACCCCCGAGGAGTACCTCGGCGCGATCACGCAGCTCATGGCTGCTCGCAAGGGCCGCATGGAGAACATGACGAACCACGGCACCGGCTGGGTGCGCATGGAGTTCATCGTCCCGTCGCGCGGCCTGATCGGCTTCCGCACGTCGTTCCTCACGGAGACCCGCGGCACCGGCATCGCCAACGCGATCTTCCACGGCTACGACGACTGGGCCGGCGCGATCCAGACGCGCATCAACGGCTCGATCGTCTCCGACCGCTCCGGTGTGGTCACGCCCTTCGCCATCACGAACCTGCAGGAGCGCATGTCGTTCTTCGTGAACCCGACCGAAGAGGTCTACGAGGGCATGGTCATCGGCGAGAACTCGCGCGCCGACGACATGGACGTGAACATCACCAAGGAGAAGAAGCTCACGAACATGCGTTCGGCGAACGCGGACACCTTCGAGTCGATGACGCCGTCGCGGCAGCTGTCGCTCGAGGAGTGCCTCGAGTTCGCGCGTGAGGACGAGTGCGTCGAGGTCACCCCCGCCGCAGTCCGCATCCGCAAGGTCGAGCTCGACGCGTCGGCCCGCCAGCGTTCCTACGCGCGCCTCAAGCGCCAGGACGCGTAG